The Zobellia alginiliquefaciens genome contains a region encoding:
- a CDS encoding NAD-dependent epimerase, translated as MKILVTGAAGFIGFHLSEKLLQQGHEVIGLDNINDYYDVNLKYNRLKELGIAQSAAEIFNKSFFSSIYGNKFSFVRMNLEDREALPQLFKEEKIDRVCNLAAQAGVRYSIENPETYIDSNVVGYLNLLECCRHNKIEHLVYASSSSVYGLNEKIPFSTSDSVDHPISLYAASKKSNELMAHTYSHLFNIPTTGLRFFTVYGPWGRPDMALFLFTDAIANGKPIKVFNHGKMERDFTYVDDIVEGVVRILTGSTENRELYKIYNIGNNNAVKLNDFIEAIESSMGQKAEKELMPMQPGDVERTWADVDDLIQDYEYQPNTSVTDGVQKFVDWYNGYYGK; from the coding sequence ATGAAAATTCTTGTCACCGGCGCAGCTGGCTTTATAGGGTTTCACCTTTCCGAAAAACTTCTTCAACAAGGACATGAAGTTATTGGCTTAGACAACATCAACGATTATTACGATGTAAATCTAAAATATAACCGATTAAAAGAGTTAGGTATAGCTCAAAGCGCTGCCGAAATTTTTAACAAATCATTTTTTAGTTCTATCTATGGAAACAAGTTTTCTTTTGTTCGCATGAATTTGGAAGACAGAGAGGCCTTACCCCAGCTTTTCAAAGAAGAAAAAATTGACAGAGTCTGTAATTTAGCTGCTCAAGCCGGCGTTCGTTACAGTATAGAAAACCCTGAAACCTATATTGATAGTAATGTTGTTGGTTATTTGAACCTACTGGAATGTTGCAGACATAATAAAATAGAACATCTAGTTTACGCCAGTAGTTCTAGTGTCTATGGTTTGAACGAAAAAATACCTTTTTCAACATCAGATAGTGTGGACCACCCAATAAGCCTTTATGCAGCAAGCAAAAAGAGCAACGAACTAATGGCACACACCTACAGTCATCTATTTAACATTCCAACTACGGGCTTACGTTTCTTTACGGTCTACGGTCCATGGGGCAGACCGGACATGGCCTTGTTTCTTTTTACAGATGCTATTGCTAATGGAAAGCCTATTAAAGTGTTTAACCATGGAAAAATGGAAAGGGACTTTACCTATGTAGATGATATTGTAGAAGGAGTTGTTCGAATTTTGACAGGATCTACCGAAAATAGAGAATTGTACAAAATTTATAACATAGGAAACAACAATGCCGTAAAACTTAATGATTTCATTGAGGCAATTGAATCTAGTATGGGGCAAAAAGCCGAAAAAGAGTTAATGCCCATGCAACCAGGTGATGTAGAACGTACTTGGGCAGATGTTGATGATTTAATCCAAGATTACGAATACCAACCCAATACTTCGGTTACAGATGGTGTTCAGAAATTTGTAGATTGGTACAACGGATATTATGGAAAATAG
- a CDS encoding nucleotide sugar dehydrogenase, translated as MKKVNKICCIGAGYVGGPTMSVIASQCPEITVTVVDINQSRIDQWNDSDLDNLPVYEPGLKEIVEKTRGKNLFFSTEVDKAIDEAEIIFISVNTPTKTYGKGKGQAADLKFVELCARNIAKVAKSDKIVVEKSTLPVRTASAIKSILENTGNGVKFEILSNPEFLAEGTAVEDLLKADRVLIGGDETASGQEAKDTLSSIYAHWLPKERILQTNVWSSELSKLVANAFLAQRVSSINAISALCERTDANVAEVSRAIGTDSRIGPKFLNASVGFGGSCFQKDILNLVYISRSFGLTEVADYWEQVIIMNDYQKRRFAENIISTLYNTVSGKKIVFFGWAFKKDTNDTRESAAINIADALLEEKAEIVVYDPKVSAERIYADLDYLDTRSPEENRKLLTVVTDSMDAVQDAHAIAILTEWDEFKNYDWDTIFEKMLKPAFVFDGRRLLSKEDMEAKGFQYYKIGQS; from the coding sequence ATGAAAAAAGTAAATAAGATATGCTGCATTGGTGCAGGATATGTAGGTGGACCAACCATGTCCGTTATTGCTAGTCAGTGCCCTGAAATAACTGTAACCGTTGTGGATATTAACCAATCGCGCATTGACCAATGGAACGATTCAGACTTAGACAACTTACCAGTTTACGAACCGGGACTTAAAGAAATTGTAGAAAAAACCAGAGGGAAAAACCTTTTTTTCTCAACCGAAGTGGATAAGGCTATAGACGAAGCCGAAATCATATTTATATCAGTAAACACGCCTACTAAGACTTACGGAAAGGGAAAGGGACAAGCAGCAGATTTAAAGTTTGTAGAACTTTGCGCCCGTAATATTGCCAAAGTAGCCAAGAGTGATAAAATAGTAGTAGAAAAATCTACTTTACCAGTAAGAACTGCTAGTGCAATAAAAAGTATTCTAGAGAATACAGGTAACGGGGTTAAATTTGAGATACTTTCAAATCCAGAATTTTTAGCGGAGGGAACAGCAGTTGAAGATTTATTAAAAGCAGACCGTGTCCTTATAGGTGGTGATGAAACCGCTTCGGGACAAGAAGCCAAGGACACTTTAAGTTCAATTTATGCTCACTGGCTGCCAAAAGAACGCATCCTACAAACCAACGTTTGGTCTTCTGAACTGTCCAAATTAGTTGCCAATGCGTTTTTAGCGCAAAGAGTTTCTTCCATAAATGCTATTTCGGCCTTATGTGAGCGAACAGATGCAAATGTTGCAGAAGTTTCAAGAGCAATCGGAACTGATAGTAGAATTGGACCAAAGTTCCTTAACGCCTCTGTAGGATTTGGTGGATCTTGCTTTCAAAAAGATATTTTAAACCTGGTTTATATTTCAAGAAGTTTTGGACTAACCGAAGTTGCGGATTATTGGGAACAGGTGATTATCATGAACGATTATCAAAAAAGACGTTTTGCAGAAAATATAATATCCACTCTATATAATACGGTTTCCGGTAAGAAAATAGTTTTCTTCGGATGGGCTTTTAAGAAGGATACAAACGATACTCGAGAATCTGCGGCCATTAATATAGCTGATGCCTTGCTAGAGGAAAAAGCAGAAATCGTAGTCTACGATCCAAAAGTATCCGCAGAAAGAATTTATGCAGATTTAGATTATTTGGATACGCGATCGCCTGAAGAAAACAGAAAACTTCTAACTGTTGTTACGGATTCAATGGATGCTGTTCAAGATGCACATGCCATTGCCATTTTGACCGAGTGGGATGAGTTTAAAAATTACGACTGGGACACCATTTTTGAAAAAATGTTAAAACCAGCATTTGTATTTGATGGTCGTCGTTTATTATCAAAAGAAGATATGGAAGCAAAAGGCTTCCAATATTATAAAATAGGACAATCATGA
- a CDS encoding UDP-glucuronic acid decarboxylase family protein, which translates to MKKILITGAAGFLGSHLCDRFIKEGYYVVAMDNLITGDLRNIEHLFKLENFEFYHHDVTKFVSVPGKLDYILHFASPASPIDYLKIPIQTLKVGALGTHNLLGLAKVKKARILIASTSEIYGDPLVHPQTEEYYGNVNTIGPRGVYDEAKRFQESITMAYHRFHGLETRIVRIFNTYGPRMRLNDGRVIPAFIGQALRGEDLTVFGDGSQTRSFCYVDDEVEGIYRLLLSDYPMPVNIGNPHEITIKDFAEEIVKLTGTDQKVIYKPLPQDDPMQRQPDISKAKEILGWEPKVSRSEGMKKTYEYFKSLPEEELYKKDHKDFKDYNRI; encoded by the coding sequence ATGAAGAAAATACTGATTACCGGGGCGGCAGGTTTCTTAGGGTCCCATTTGTGTGACCGTTTTATAAAAGAAGGTTATTACGTTGTTGCCATGGATAATCTTATTACAGGTGATTTGCGTAACATTGAACATTTGTTCAAGTTAGAAAATTTTGAATTCTACCATCATGATGTGACAAAATTTGTGAGCGTACCTGGTAAGCTGGACTATATTCTACATTTTGCCTCTCCTGCTAGTCCAATTGATTATTTGAAAATCCCAATCCAGACTTTAAAGGTAGGAGCTTTGGGAACACATAATCTTTTAGGTCTGGCAAAGGTGAAAAAGGCTAGAATTTTAATAGCATCTACTTCGGAGATATATGGGGATCCGTTGGTTCATCCTCAGACAGAAGAATATTATGGTAACGTAAATACGATTGGGCCAAGAGGAGTGTATGATGAAGCAAAAAGGTTTCAGGAGTCAATTACAATGGCCTATCATCGCTTCCATGGTTTAGAAACCAGAATTGTGCGTATTTTTAACACTTATGGTCCTAGAATGCGATTAAATGACGGAAGGGTAATTCCTGCATTTATAGGTCAAGCACTGAGAGGTGAAGATTTGACGGTATTTGGAGACGGAAGTCAAACCCGCTCCTTTTGTTATGTGGATGATGAGGTTGAAGGTATATATAGACTCTTGCTCAGTGATTACCCCATGCCGGTAAACATTGGTAACCCTCATGAGATTACGATTAAGGATTTTGCTGAGGAAATCGTTAAATTAACAGGTACAGATCAAAAAGTAATATATAAACCCTTGCCGCAAGATGACCCTATGCAAAGACAACCGGATATTTCCAAGGCCAAGGAAATTTTAGGGTGGGAACCCAAGGTGTCAAGGTCCGAAGGAATGAAAAAGACGTATGAGTACTTTAAGTCGCTTCCAGAAGAAGAGTTGTACAAAAAGGATCATAAGGATTTTAAAGATTATAATAGGATTTAA
- a CDS encoding DegT/DnrJ/EryC1/StrS family aminotransferase: MGGGEQRYIQEAFDTNWVAPLGPNVDNFEKSISEFVGGNVYVAALSSGTAAIHLALELLGVTRGDEVICQSFTFSASANPIMYLGATPIFVDSEKDTWNISPKLLEDAIMDRIEKGKKPKAIIAVHLYGMPYKVEAIAEISKKYDIPVVEDSAEALGSSVNNQKCGTFGAIGILSFNGNKIITTSGGGALIAKEEAIKKKAVFLATQARDDAPHYQHSSVGYNYRMSNILAGIGRGQMEVLQNRVDQRRSNFEFYKKHLAHLPEVEFLEEQSTYYSNRWLSCILTPSFEIREKIRLALLEDNVESRPLWKPMHLQPVFTEFPHYSDGTSEDLFNRGLCLPSGSNLSQSDLERVVELILTKI, from the coding sequence ATGGGAGGGGGCGAACAAAGATATATTCAAGAAGCCTTTGATACCAATTGGGTGGCTCCATTGGGGCCTAATGTAGATAATTTCGAAAAATCTATTAGCGAGTTTGTTGGAGGTAATGTTTATGTTGCTGCGCTCAGTTCAGGAACGGCTGCTATCCATTTGGCTTTGGAATTACTAGGCGTCACCAGAGGTGATGAGGTTATTTGTCAAAGTTTCACTTTTTCTGCTTCCGCCAACCCGATCATGTATCTTGGTGCTACACCAATTTTTGTGGATAGTGAAAAGGATACATGGAATATCTCTCCAAAATTGCTGGAAGATGCTATCATGGATAGAATTGAAAAAGGTAAAAAACCTAAGGCAATTATAGCGGTCCACTTATATGGAATGCCATATAAGGTTGAAGCTATAGCTGAAATCTCAAAAAAATACGATATACCAGTTGTTGAAGATAGCGCTGAAGCTCTTGGCAGCAGTGTTAATAATCAAAAGTGCGGTACTTTTGGTGCAATAGGTATTTTGTCTTTTAATGGAAACAAAATTATAACAACTTCTGGCGGGGGCGCTTTAATCGCTAAAGAAGAAGCAATAAAGAAAAAAGCAGTATTCCTAGCTACTCAAGCAAGAGATGATGCACCACATTATCAACATTCATCCGTAGGTTATAACTATAGGATGAGTAATATTTTGGCAGGAATTGGCCGTGGTCAAATGGAGGTGCTTCAAAACCGTGTGGATCAGAGAAGGTCAAATTTCGAATTTTACAAAAAACATTTGGCACATCTTCCTGAAGTTGAATTTTTAGAAGAACAAAGTACCTATTATAGTAACAGATGGCTGTCTTGTATACTTACACCCTCTTTCGAAATAAGGGAAAAAATCCGTCTTGCTCTATTGGAAGACAATGTTGAATCAAGACCTTTATGGAAACCTATGCATTTGCAACCGGTTTTTACTGAATTCCCTCATTATTCTGATGGTACGTCCGAAGACCTTTTTAACCGAGGGCTATGTTTGCCTAGTGGCTCTAATCTTTCACAAAGTGACCTTGAAAGAGTGGTAGAGTTGATACTAACCAAAATTTAA
- a CDS encoding polysaccharide biosynthesis protein, protein MIKEYLVNNAHKYASKWLVLAIDVVMIAISFVLSYIIRFNLTLDFDIDKLFVQLPIISLIALASFIFTGSYKGVVRHTGVRDVYNIFNAICLSSILLISMVLFNRELGVFENFTVPLGIIIIHSLLSFVALTASRYVFKSLYTNFMARDFKVNKNVLIFGAGESGILTQSALVNHTKSRVRVVGYIDEDDKKVGKQINGVKVFHKDILNREFILKNSISEVIFSIQNIDPKSLSVLVEGLVDYPVQVKIVPPVEQWINGELKVSQIKQIQIEDLLDRAPINIRNSKISEEVKNKVVLVTGGAGSIGSEIVRQVCTYNYKSLIVIDQSESALYDLQQELKQNGFHNFMPIVGDVRDKNRLNNLFQEYKPNVVFHAAAYKHVPLMEYNAYEAIKINVAGTKVVADLSIAHNVDKFIFISTDKAVNPTNVMGATKRIAEMYISCMQQRGKTKFITTRFGNVLGSNGSVIPLFKKQIDKGGPLTVTHENVTRFFMTIPEASQLVLEAGAMGDGGEIFIFDMGESVKIFDLAKNMIKLSGLKYPEDIDIKITGLRPGEKLYEELLANGENTLPTYHKKIMIGKTRELDYTLVRSKIDELCVSNMFFNESTVSLMKEIVPEFISNNSELCLLDKKKESKTKNHPLKKVL, encoded by the coding sequence ATGATAAAAGAATATCTAGTAAATAACGCTCATAAATACGCATCTAAATGGCTGGTTTTGGCTATAGATGTGGTGATGATAGCTATTTCTTTCGTGTTATCGTACATTATTAGGTTTAACCTTACGTTAGACTTTGATATTGATAAGCTTTTTGTTCAATTACCAATTATTTCATTGATAGCTTTGGCCTCTTTTATCTTTACCGGGTCTTATAAAGGGGTAGTTAGGCATACCGGTGTTAGGGATGTTTACAACATATTCAATGCCATTTGTCTCTCTAGTATTTTATTAATTTCAATGGTCCTTTTCAATCGTGAATTGGGGGTTTTTGAAAACTTCACAGTTCCGTTAGGGATTATAATTATACATAGTCTGTTGAGTTTTGTTGCACTTACCGCTTCTCGTTACGTCTTTAAATCGCTTTATACCAATTTTATGGCTCGAGATTTTAAGGTGAATAAAAACGTTTTGATTTTTGGAGCTGGAGAATCTGGAATATTGACCCAAAGCGCTCTTGTTAATCATACGAAGAGTAGAGTAAGGGTAGTTGGGTATATAGATGAAGACGATAAAAAAGTTGGGAAGCAAATAAATGGAGTAAAAGTATTTCACAAAGACATTCTTAATAGAGAATTCATTCTTAAAAATAGTATTTCCGAAGTAATTTTTTCAATTCAAAATATAGACCCTAAAAGTCTTAGTGTCTTGGTTGAAGGTTTGGTTGACTATCCTGTTCAGGTGAAAATTGTGCCACCGGTAGAACAGTGGATTAATGGAGAGTTGAAGGTTTCCCAAATCAAACAGATTCAAATTGAAGACCTTTTGGATAGAGCACCTATAAACATTAGAAATTCTAAAATATCCGAAGAGGTTAAGAATAAGGTTGTACTCGTTACAGGAGGCGCTGGATCTATTGGTAGTGAAATTGTACGTCAAGTATGTACGTATAATTACAAATCACTTATTGTAATAGATCAGTCAGAGTCGGCATTGTATGATTTACAACAAGAACTAAAACAAAATGGCTTTCATAACTTTATGCCTATTGTTGGAGATGTTAGAGATAAGAATAGGTTGAATAATCTTTTTCAGGAATATAAACCTAACGTAGTTTTTCATGCCGCTGCATACAAGCATGTGCCCTTAATGGAATATAATGCGTACGAAGCCATTAAAATAAATGTTGCAGGGACGAAGGTAGTAGCCGATTTGTCTATAGCGCATAACGTGGATAAATTTATATTTATATCTACGGATAAGGCGGTTAATCCTACAAACGTGATGGGGGCGACTAAGCGAATTGCAGAGATGTACATTAGTTGTATGCAACAGAGGGGGAAAACTAAATTTATTACAACCCGTTTTGGAAATGTATTAGGGTCTAATGGTTCTGTTATACCTCTTTTTAAGAAACAAATTGATAAAGGCGGCCCATTGACAGTTACTCATGAAAACGTTACTCGGTTTTTTATGACTATACCAGAAGCTTCTCAGCTTGTGTTAGAAGCTGGGGCAATGGGTGATGGTGGTGAAATTTTCATATTTGATATGGGAGAATCAGTAAAAATATTTGACTTGGCCAAGAATATGATTAAGCTTTCAGGACTTAAATATCCGGAAGATATTGATATCAAAATCACAGGTTTGCGTCCGGGTGAAAAATTATACGAAGAGTTGTTGGCAAATGGAGAAAATACTTTGCCTACTTACCATAAAAAAATAATGATAGGCAAAACCAGAGAACTTGATTATACTTTAGTTAGGTCGAAAATTGATGAGCTTTGTGTATCAAATATGTTCTTCAATGAAAGTACCGTGAGTTTAATGAAGGAGATTGTTCCTGAATTTATTTCCAATAATTCAGAACTATGTCTTCTAGATAAGAAGAAAGAAAGCAAGACTAAGAATCATCCGCTTAAAAAAGTCCTATAA